A window of the Azospirillum formosense genome harbors these coding sequences:
- a CDS encoding TonB-dependent receptor, with amino-acid sequence MSVRVPRLQRTASFAALLGSLALPLSTFPTPAFADTTAITTLPPVSVTANRVPTAAEETGSALTVITREELEQRQTQLLSDALRAVPGVAVNRTGPMGTLTQLRIRGAEGNQTLVLIDGIEVNDPAAGSEYDFANLLAGDVERVEVLRGPQSALYGSDAVGGVVNIVTRRGAGAPRFRAAVEGGSFGTAAGRASFGTGTDRYDLFLTGQGVTSDGVSVADKRLGNPEKDGYRNGTLTGNAAVRPTERSEIAVTGRYTRFRTDTDGFIGGRGAVDDGTSTAGEQYFGRLQGKIALLDGQWEHIVGLTHGRQQRDYRDDAKTVTSRYDGRKTKADYQTNLTLSSGPAEHVLTAAMEREEDRAISRSSFSSFDRSIGSTGLVGQYKLGLFDRLTLTGSVRHDGNDLFRDATTWRTTAAYRVEESGTTLRASYGTGVKNPTLFELYGYTATYAGNPTLKPERARGWDAGFDQALWGTRASVDGTWFDQRIRDLITGTGRTSVNMPGESHIRGFEVGLSVKPIDRLTVRGSYTWTDGADSTGAELVRRPKQLASLTVNHRFLEDRANANLGVVYNGRSSDWAYDPFYNRQVVSLAPYTLVNMAGSYALSEGVEVFGRVENLFDRRYQEVWTYGAPGRAGYLGLRLSL; translated from the coding sequence CGACACCACCGCCATCACGACCCTTCCGCCGGTCTCGGTGACCGCCAACCGCGTCCCCACCGCCGCCGAGGAAACCGGCAGCGCCCTGACCGTCATCACCCGCGAGGAGTTGGAGCAGCGCCAGACCCAGCTGCTGTCCGACGCGCTGCGCGCCGTGCCCGGCGTCGCGGTCAACCGCACCGGCCCGATGGGCACCTTGACCCAGCTCCGCATCCGTGGGGCGGAGGGCAACCAGACGCTCGTCCTGATCGACGGGATCGAGGTGAACGATCCCGCCGCCGGCTCCGAATACGACTTCGCCAACCTGCTGGCCGGCGACGTGGAACGCGTCGAGGTGCTGCGCGGCCCGCAGAGCGCGCTCTACGGCTCCGACGCGGTCGGCGGCGTCGTCAACATCGTGACCCGCCGCGGCGCCGGCGCCCCCCGGTTCCGCGCCGCCGTCGAGGGCGGGTCCTTCGGCACCGCCGCCGGGCGCGCCTCCTTCGGCACCGGGACCGACCGCTACGACCTGTTTCTCACCGGCCAGGGCGTCACCAGCGACGGCGTGTCGGTCGCCGACAAGCGGCTCGGCAACCCGGAGAAGGACGGCTACCGCAACGGCACGCTGACCGGAAACGCCGCCGTCCGCCCGACCGAGCGCAGCGAGATCGCCGTGACCGGCCGCTACACCCGCTTCCGCACCGACACCGATGGCTTCATCGGCGGGCGCGGCGCCGTCGACGACGGAACCAGCACCGCCGGGGAGCAATATTTCGGACGGCTTCAGGGCAAGATCGCCCTTCTCGACGGACAGTGGGAGCACATCGTCGGCCTGACCCATGGCCGCCAGCAGCGCGACTACCGCGACGACGCCAAGACGGTGACCAGCCGCTACGACGGGCGCAAGACCAAGGCCGACTACCAGACCAACCTGACGCTGAGCAGTGGCCCCGCCGAGCATGTGCTGACCGCGGCCATGGAGCGTGAGGAGGACAGGGCGATCAGCCGCAGCAGCTTTTCCAGCTTCGACCGCTCCATCGGCTCCACCGGCCTGGTGGGCCAGTACAAGCTGGGCCTGTTCGACCGGCTGACCCTGACCGGCAGCGTCCGCCACGACGGGAATGACCTGTTCCGCGACGCCACCACATGGCGCACCACGGCGGCTTACCGGGTCGAGGAGAGCGGGACGACGCTCCGCGCCTCCTACGGCACCGGCGTCAAGAATCCCACCCTGTTCGAGCTGTACGGCTACACCGCCACCTACGCCGGCAACCCGACCCTGAAGCCGGAACGGGCGCGCGGCTGGGACGCCGGCTTCGATCAGGCGCTGTGGGGGACGCGGGCCTCGGTGGACGGCACATGGTTCGACCAGCGCATCCGCGACCTCATCACCGGCACCGGGCGGACCTCCGTCAACATGCCGGGCGAGTCCCACATCCGCGGATTCGAGGTCGGCCTGTCGGTCAAGCCGATCGACCGGCTGACCGTCCGCGGCTCCTACACCTGGACGGACGGCGCGGACTCCACGGGCGCGGAACTGGTGCGCCGGCCCAAGCAGCTCGCCAGCCTGACCGTCAACCACCGCTTCCTGGAGGACCGGGCGAACGCCAACCTCGGCGTCGTCTACAACGGGCGGTCCAGCGACTGGGCCTATGATCCCTTCTACAACCGGCAGGTCGTGAGCCTCGCGCCCTACACCCTGGTCAACATGGCCGGCTCCTACGCGCTGTCCGAGGGGGTCGAGGTCTTCGGACGGGTGGAGAACCTGTTCGACCGCCGGTACCAGGAGGTCTGGACCTACGGCGCGCCGGGACGGGCCGGCTATCTCGGGCTTCGGCTGTCGCTGTGA
- a CDS encoding ABC transporter substrate-binding protein has translation MRPTLLGLTAALLLLAGGPAAAWEAPPAKPPAKPQRIVSLNLCADELLLRLVGPERLAAVTWLARDPRASTVAALASRVPVNHGTAEEILPLNPDLIVAGRHTTRVAVGLLTRLDAPLLELDVPQSVAGVAEQIRGLARAVGEPEKGEALVAEMRSRLDALPPAAPGPRPTAVVLRPNGFVAGSGSLVDELLTRAGLDNLADRLPLGSQGALPLEAIILGGADVLIVDAAPDAPPSLAGALLHHPALKAWKPQVRTLSLPTRLWTCPGPQIAEAAERLATARETAP, from the coding sequence GTGAGGCCCACCCTTCTCGGGCTGACCGCCGCCCTCCTGCTGCTCGCGGGAGGGCCGGCGGCGGCGTGGGAGGCGCCGCCCGCCAAGCCGCCCGCCAAGCCGCAGCGCATCGTCTCCCTGAATCTCTGCGCCGACGAGCTGCTGTTGCGGCTCGTCGGGCCGGAGCGCCTCGCCGCGGTGACGTGGCTGGCGCGCGATCCCCGCGCCTCCACCGTCGCGGCGCTGGCGTCGCGGGTGCCGGTCAACCACGGGACGGCGGAGGAGATCCTGCCGCTCAACCCCGACCTGATCGTCGCCGGGCGCCACACCACGCGGGTCGCGGTCGGGCTGCTGACGCGGCTGGATGCGCCGCTGCTGGAGCTGGACGTCCCGCAGAGCGTGGCGGGGGTGGCGGAGCAGATCCGCGGCCTCGCCCGCGCCGTCGGCGAGCCGGAAAAGGGGGAGGCGCTGGTCGCCGAAATGCGCTCCCGTCTCGACGCCCTGCCCCCGGCGGCGCCGGGACCGCGCCCGACCGCGGTGGTGCTGCGGCCGAACGGCTTCGTCGCCGGGTCCGGGTCGCTGGTGGACGAACTCCTGACCCGCGCCGGGTTGGACAATCTGGCCGACCGCCTGCCGCTGGGCAGCCAGGGCGCCCTGCCGCTGGAAGCGATCATCCTGGGCGGCGCGGACGTGCTGATCGTCGACGCCGCACCCGACGCGCCGCCGTCGCTGGCCGGCGCCCTGCTGCACCATCCCGCCCTGAAGGCCTGGAAGCCTCAGGTCCGCACGCTGTCGCTGCCAACCCGCCTGTGGACCTGCCCCGGCCCGCAGATCGCCGAGGCCGCGGAGCGGCTGGCCACCGCGCGGGAGACCGCTCCATGA
- a CDS encoding iron ABC transporter permease encodes MSREPRIPYPALVAGLTLLALALCAVSAAVGHVPFDLGAALSDWLAGRPTLAALVLAELRLPRALLGLLVGFSLGLTGAAMQGWLRNPLAEPGLVGVSSAAALGAVIVFYSGLSAALSLALPLGGMAGAAAAAVLLNLMAARGAGTTMLVIGGIAINSLAGALTALALNLAPNPYAALEIVFWLMGSLADRGTDQLWLVLPPMLAGWALCLSGARALDALTLGEDAARSLGFDLTGLRVRLIAGAALAVGSAVSVTGAVGFVGLVAPHLMRPLAGARPGRLLLLAGLAGACLTLAADIAVRLLPTRPELKLGVVTALIGAPFLIVLIARLRREEA; translated from the coding sequence ATGAGCCGGGAGCCCCGCATCCCCTACCCCGCGCTGGTCGCCGGGCTGACCCTTCTGGCGCTGGCACTCTGCGCGGTGTCGGCGGCGGTCGGCCATGTGCCGTTCGACCTCGGCGCCGCCTTGTCCGACTGGCTCGCCGGGCGCCCCACCCTCGCCGCTCTGGTGCTGGCCGAGCTGCGCCTGCCGCGCGCCCTGCTGGGGCTGCTGGTCGGCTTCAGCCTGGGGCTGACCGGTGCCGCGATGCAGGGCTGGCTGCGCAACCCGCTGGCCGAGCCGGGGCTGGTCGGCGTGTCGAGCGCCGCGGCTCTGGGCGCGGTCATCGTCTTCTACAGCGGCCTGTCCGCCGCGCTGTCCCTGGCCCTGCCGCTCGGCGGCATGGCCGGAGCGGCCGCCGCCGCGGTGCTGCTGAACCTGATGGCGGCGCGGGGGGCCGGAACGACCATGCTGGTCATCGGCGGCATCGCCATCAACAGCCTCGCCGGGGCGCTGACCGCGCTGGCCCTCAACCTCGCCCCCAACCCCTACGCGGCGCTGGAGATCGTGTTCTGGCTGATGGGCTCGCTGGCCGACCGCGGAACCGACCAGCTCTGGCTCGTCCTGCCGCCGATGCTGGCGGGCTGGGCGCTCTGCCTGTCCGGCGCCCGCGCGCTCGACGCGCTGACGCTCGGGGAGGACGCGGCGCGCAGCCTGGGCTTCGACCTCACCGGGCTGCGCGTCCGGCTGATCGCCGGGGCGGCGCTGGCGGTGGGCAGCGCGGTGTCGGTCACCGGCGCCGTGGGCTTCGTCGGTCTGGTGGCGCCGCATCTGATGCGCCCGCTGGCCGGGGCGCGGCCCGGACGGCTGCTGCTTCTGGCGGGGCTGGCCGGGGCGTGCCTGACGCTCGCCGCCGACATCGCGGTCCGGCTGCTGCCGACGCGGCCGGAACTGAAGCTGGGCGTGGTCACCGCCCTGATCGGGGCGCCCTTCCTGATCGTCCTGATCGCCCGGCTGCGGCGGGAGGAGGCGTGA
- a CDS encoding ABC transporter ATP-binding protein, which produces MRIETHALSAKAGGRTILTDVNLAIEPGAFTGLIGPNGAGKTTLLRLLAGLAEPAAGRVTFDGKSAAQTGRRALARGIAYLPQSGPVHWPLRAEALVLLGRLPHRGALGGITAADRAAVERALAIADAAHLRDRIVGTLSGGERMRVLLARALATEAPVLLADEPVAALDPGHQLACMALLRDTARRGSGVVAVLHDLTLAARFCDRLVLLSGGGVLADGPPERVLTDAHLRAAYGIAVHRGAAGGEPFLLPWHALPSPTCQTETP; this is translated from the coding sequence ATGCGCATCGAAACCCACGCCCTGTCCGCCAAAGCCGGCGGGCGCACCATCCTGACGGACGTCAACCTCGCCATCGAGCCCGGCGCCTTCACCGGGCTGATCGGCCCGAACGGCGCCGGCAAGACCACCCTGCTGCGCCTCCTCGCCGGCCTCGCCGAACCGGCGGCGGGCCGCGTCACCTTCGATGGGAAGTCCGCCGCGCAGACCGGACGGCGGGCGCTCGCCCGCGGCATCGCCTATCTGCCGCAGAGCGGTCCGGTGCATTGGCCGCTGCGGGCCGAGGCGCTGGTCCTGCTGGGCCGCCTGCCCCACCGCGGCGCGCTGGGCGGGATCACCGCGGCGGACCGCGCGGCGGTGGAGCGGGCGCTCGCCATCGCCGACGCCGCCCACCTGCGCGACCGGATCGTCGGCACCCTGTCGGGGGGCGAGCGGATGCGCGTCCTGCTCGCCCGCGCCCTGGCGACCGAGGCGCCCGTCCTGCTGGCCGACGAGCCGGTCGCCGCCCTCGACCCCGGCCACCAGCTCGCCTGCATGGCGCTGCTGCGCGACACCGCCCGCCGGGGGAGCGGCGTGGTGGCGGTGCTTCACGACCTGACGCTGGCCGCCCGCTTCTGTGACCGGCTGGTCCTGCTGTCGGGCGGCGGCGTGCTGGCCGACGGGCCGCCCGAACGGGTGCTGACCGACGCCCACCTGCGCGCCGCCTACGGCATCGCCGTCCACCGGGGCGCGGCCGGCGGCGAACCCTTCCTGCTTCCCTGGCACGCCCTGCCATCCCCGACTTGCCAAACGGAGACCCCTTGA
- a CDS encoding DUF3325 domain-containing protein: MILSSLCVAYAGLLALALAMDRHHEQVFARRPSARASRLLGGAGWLGLALSLPPAVTAWGWAIGIPAWLGLLTVAAAALLLLLSHAPRAALRLGPAALFCAPFPALLG; the protein is encoded by the coding sequence ATGATCCTGTCGTCGCTGTGCGTCGCCTACGCGGGCCTGCTCGCCCTGGCGCTCGCCATGGACCGCCATCACGAGCAGGTCTTCGCCCGCCGCCCCTCCGCCAGAGCCAGCCGGCTGCTGGGAGGGGCGGGATGGCTGGGGCTCGCGCTGTCGCTGCCGCCCGCGGTGACGGCATGGGGGTGGGCGATCGGGATTCCGGCCTGGCTGGGGCTGCTGACGGTGGCCGCGGCGGCGCTGCTCCTGCTGCTGTCCCACGCGCCGCGGGCGGCGTTGAGGCTCGGCCCCGCGGCGCTGTTCTGCGCTCCGTTCCCTGCGCTCCTTGGGTGA